In Triticum urartu cultivar G1812 chromosome 6, Tu2.1, whole genome shotgun sequence, the following proteins share a genomic window:
- the LOC125516465 gene encoding uncharacterized protein LOC125516465, which yields MSSPRSRRSSAAPPEDEDLLSEILVRLPPLPSSLPRAFLVCERWRGIVSDARFLRRFRLHHRRNPPLLGCFVEDISPVRFEPTLEDRVPQARFPFPITAVHTYVILGCRHGLMLIFLWRRNQLLVWDPVTGDRHHLDVPPGFDNEETRIKGGVLRPAGVAHHFQVVLVGNSDIQLTQAVASVYSSETALWSNLLSAPLPADDPDVVTRVYHDMCSVMIGNSLYWFLIGNFCGILEFNLDTQSLSVIHAPVDVDVNTCSVTVMRAEGGGLGFLFLSDYCVQVWKRKTDCDGVASWVLGRTVALDKLLSMNSEEGSQSPRILGFAEDNNVVLLWTFIGVFKVHFESLQSKKLLESYRFYRWFHYYPFEAVYTAGTKHYISIVWDAEMDYLLSVLPFCNIQTGRKRNELA from the exons ATGAGCAGCCCCCGCAGCCGCCGCTCGTCGGCGGCGCCGCCGGAGGACGAAGACCTCCTCTCAGAGATCCTCGTCCGCCTCCCCCCGCTGCCATCCTCCCTCCCCCGCGCATTCCTCGTCTGCGAGCGCTGGCGCGGCATCGTATCCGACGCCCGATTTCTCCGCCGCTTCCGCCTCCACCACCGCCGCAACCCTCCGCTCCTCGGCTGCTTCGTCGAGGACATCTCCCCCGTCCGTTTCGAGCCTACGCTAGAGGATCGCGTGCCGCAAGCCCGCTTCCCCTTTCCCATCACCGCCGTACACACCTACGTGATCCTCGGATGCCGCCATGGCCTCATGCTCATCTTCCTCTGGCGGCGGAACCAGCTCCTGGTGTGGGATCCCGTCACCGGTGACCGGCACCACCTAGACGTCCCCCCAGGGTTTGACAATGAGGAGACCAGGATCAAAGGAGGGGTGCTTCGTCCTGCCGGAGTTGCCCACCACTTCCAGGTTGTCTTGGTGGGCAACAGCGACATACAACTTACACAGGCTGTGGCCTCGGTGTACTCGTCGGAGACCGCTCTATGGAGTAATCTCCTTTCGGCGCCGCTTCCGGCCGACGATCCTGATGTAGTCACCAGGGTTTACCATGACATGTGCTCCGTGATGATTGGGAATTCCCTGTACTGGTTCCTTATAGGGAATTTCTGTGGAATACTTGAATTCAATTTGGATACGCAGAGCCTTAGTGTCATACATGCGCCAGTGGACGTCGATGTCAACACTTGCTCCGTCACGGTTATGCGGGCGGAGGGTGGTGGCCTTGGTTTCCTCTTCCTGTCGGACTACTGCGTCCAAGTATGGAAGAGGAAGACGGACTGTGATGGTGTAGCTTCATGGGTGCTGGGAAGGACTGTTGCACTAGACAAGCTACTTTCCATGAATTCAGAGGAGGGGAGTCAGAGCCCGAGGATACTCGGGTTTGCTGAGGACAACAATGTGGTGTTACTGTGGACATTTATCGGCGTCTTCAAAGTCCATTTTGAATCATTGCAGTCTAAAAAACTTCTCGAATCCTACCGCTTTTACCGCTGGTTTCACTATTATCCATTTGAAGCTGTCTATACTGCAG GTACCAAGCATTACATTTCCATTGTCTGGGATGCAGAAATGGACTATTTGCTGTCGGTTCTTCCATTCT GCAATATTCAAACTGGCAGGAAGAGAAATGAACTTGCTTGA